In the Quercus lobata isolate SW786 chromosome 5, ValleyOak3.0 Primary Assembly, whole genome shotgun sequence genome, one interval contains:
- the LOC115992226 gene encoding protein PYRICULARIA ORYZAE RESISTANCE 21-like: MAEEKKTTFMWIKVDLQCPRCRKKIKKLLCQIPQVQDQQYKEKENLVVIKVVCCSPEKIKQKIICKGGDTILSIEIKETEKKTKPPEKEKPPEKPAEPEEKPPPKEDTEPVSKPPVEPVCVPVRPVGFGTCCTECSEGRGGGPCLYGIGRPPLTPKPVPMPVPVPVPAYPVGFETCCTECSEGRGGGPCFYGLGRPPLTPKPVPLPVPVPVPANPVGFGTCCTECYEGRDGGPCHYGQGRTPPCYDGYYYGRPICDSYGGGWYRRSCYTYVNRCDCDYFGEEPSSGCTSM; this comes from the exons ATGGCGGAGGAAAAG AAAACAACATTTATGTGGATCAAGGTCGACCTTCAATGCCCTCGCTGCCGCAAGAAGATCAAGAAATTGCTTTGTCAAATCCCTC AAGTACAAGACCAACAATACAAGGAGAAGGAAAACTTGGTGGTAATAAAAGTGGTATGTTGCAGTCCCGAAAAGATAAAGCAAAAGATAATTTGCAAGGGTGGTGATACCATTTTGAGCATTGAGATCAAAGAGACTGAGAAGAAGACCAAACCACCTGAGAAGGAGAAGCCACCAGAAAAACCTGCTGAGCCTGAGGAGAAGCCACCACCAAAAGAAGATACTGAACCGGTTTCAAAGCCTCCTGTTGAACCGGTTTGTGTGCCTGTACGGCCGGTTGGATTTGGGACTTGTTGTACGGAATGCTCTGAGGGTCGTGGTGGGGGGCCATGCCTTTATGGTATTGGTAGGCCACCACTAACACCAAAACCGGTTCCAATGCCGGTTCCGGTACCTGTACCGGCTTACCCGGTTGGGTTTGAGACGTGTTGTACGGAATGTTCTGAGGGTCGTGGTGGGGGGCCATGCTTTTATGGTCTTGGTAGGCCACCACTAACACCAAAACCGGTTCCACTGCCGGTTCCTGTACCTGTACCGGCTAACCCGGTTGGATTTGGGACGTGTTGTACGGAATGCTATGAGGGTCGTGATGGGGGGCCATGCCATTATGGTCAGGGTAGGACACCCCCATGTTATGATGGCTACTATTATGGAAGGCCCATTTGTGATAGTTATGGTGGAGGGTGGTATAGAAGGAGTTGTTATACTTATGTGAATCGATGTGATTGTGATTACTTCGGTGAGGAACCTTCCTCCGGATGCACCAGCATGTGA
- the LOC115989772 gene encoding protein PYRICULARIA ORYZAE RESISTANCE 21-like, with amino-acid sequence MAEEKKTTIMWIKVDLQCHRCRKKIKKVLCKIPQIQDQLYDEKGNYVIIKVVCCSPEKVKQKIICKGGVTIKSIEIKEPEKKTEPPPKKENPQGVPAEHVKKPPETGKTRQKKDPEPVFVPVRPTCCTECSEGHGGGPCLYGPGTRPWPPLTPKLPLLVPVYPSGFRTCCTECSEGRGGGPCHYGQGRPPPCYDGYYYGRPIYDSYGGGYRCEETSYGCTIM; translated from the exons ATGGCAGAGGAAAAG AAAACAACAATTATGTGGATCAAGGTCGACCTTCAATGCCATCGCTGCCGCAAGAAGATCAAGAAAGTGCTCTGTAAAATCCCTC AAATACAAGACCAGTTGTACGACGAGAAGGGAAACTACGTGATAATAAAAGTGGTATGCTGCAGTCCTGAAAAGGTAAAGCAAAAGATAATTTGCAAGGGTGGTGTTACCATTAAGAGCATCGAGATCAAGGAGCCTGAGAAGAAGACCGAGCCACCACCAAAGAAGGAGAACCCACAAGGAGTACCTGCTGAGCATGTGAAGAAGCCACCAGAAACAGGGAAGACACGACAAAAGAAAGACCCTGAACCGGTTTTTGTTCCTGTACGGCCGACTTGTTGTACGGAGTGCTCTGAGGGTCATGGTGGGGGCCCATGCCTTTATGGTCCTGGTACTAGGCCATGGCCACCATTAACACCAAAGCTTCCTTTACTTGTGCCGGTTTACCCGAGTGGGTTTCGGACTTGTTGTACGGAATGCAGTGAGGGTCGTGGTGGGGGGCCATGCCATTATGGTCAGGGTAGGCCACCCCCATGTTATGATGGCTACTACTATGGAAGGCCCATTTATGATAGTTATGGTGGCGGGTATAGATGTGAAGAAACTTCCTATGGATGCACCATCATGTAA